A window of Lytechinus variegatus isolate NC3 chromosome 15, Lvar_3.0, whole genome shotgun sequence contains these coding sequences:
- the LOC121429099 gene encoding uncharacterized protein LOC121429099, whose amino-acid sequence MPMEWTETERGGRKLLFDGYIYVKKRNLAGGWESFECNQRRNKKQCKACIKVRVSGENEFRDRTEHNHPPDHGKANAYKVKNAVKRMALETDESPKQILMATMQQATQEGLMAMPGLEHIRRSIRRQRQDSRQSMKVERAVEPGLSNIWSSIRKQQRDIQEALVDRRKDQEILEDNGPSSLPGRSDDAIEKPGCSIPNHALKIDPETEGRRSSSPAREDDTAIPGHPQDALLEYLDGDQSTSPAGEHDESIAYQGSQHRKRHHQNIQHTSFNDGPKSSSLASSKYCVLLEQPCSKSAKMHHQDNPSEGSTGHRSSAVMTSDYAAPSGSGSTDMQEQAIQDLLATDQDINSQGSSFPAAGVHDPLPDLRVLKEEHEDLQRAFGIQWEC is encoded by the exons ATGCCGATGGAGTGGACAGAAACAGAGCGAGGAGGAAGAAAACTTTTATTTGATGGTTATATATATGTGAAGAAGAGGAATTTAGCTGGTGGATGGGAAAGCTTTGAATGCAATCAGAGAAGGAACAAAAAGCAATGCAAAGCCTGCATTAAAGTCAGG GTATCTGGTGAAAATGAATTCAGAGATAGAACAGAACACAACCATCCGCCTGACCATGGCAAAGCTAATGCTTACAAGGTAAAGAATGCTGTCAAGAGAATGGCTTTGGAAACAGATGAAAGTCCCAAACAGATTCTGATGGCTACAATGCAGCAAGCAACGCAAGAAGGGTTGATGGCCATGCCAGGTCTAGAACACATTAGAAGATCCATCCGGAGGCAACGCCAGGACAGTCGACAATCAATGAAAGTTGAAAGGGCAGTGGAGCCTGGTTTGAGCAATATTTGGAGCAGTATCAGGAAACAGCAACGAGACATCCAAGAAGCCCTTGTAGATCGACGAAAGGACCAGGAAATCCTTGAAGACAATGGTCCATCGTCGCTTCCAGGAAGGAGTGATGATGCCATAGAAAAACCAGGTTGCAGTATTCCAAACCATGCACTGAAAATAGATCCAGAAACTGAAGGCAGAAGATCATCTTCACCTGCAAGAGAGGATGATACTGCAATTCCAGGGCATCCCCAAGATGCCCTGTTAGAATATTTGGATGGTGATCAATCAACATCCCCTGCAGGAGAGCATGATGAAAGCATAGCTTATCAAGGTTCACAACATAGAAAAAGGCATCACCAAAACATCCAACACACTAGCTTTAATGACGGTCCAAAATCATCTTCCCTAGCTTCGTCTAAATATTGTGTTCTTCTGGAACAACCGTGCTCAAAAAGTGCAAAAATGCATCATCAGGACAACCCTAGTGAGGGAAGTACAGGTCATAGATCCTCTGCAGTGATGACTAGTGATTATGCAGCACCTTCGGGTTCTGGAAGTACAGATATGCAGGAGCAAGCCATCCAAGACCTCTTAGCTACAGATCAGGACATCAACAGCCAAGGATCATCCTTTCCTGCTGCAGGGGTCCATGATCCATTACCAGACCTGAGAGTTCTCAAGGAAGAACATGAAGACCTTCAAAGAGCATTCGGAATCCAATGGGAGTGTTAA